The window GTGAATCACGCAACTTTGGCGGGACATACTTTTCAGCATGAGTTACAGGTAGCAGTTGATTCAGGGATGTTGGGAAGTGTAGATGCCAACAGAGGAGATTACCAAAACGGCTGGGATACAGATCAATTTGCAATCAATCTTCAAGAGCTTACCGAGTCAATGCTTGTCATCCTTGAAGGCGGCGGAATCGATGGAGGAGGAGTGAATTTTGATGCAAAAATAAGAAGAAACTCAACTGATATGGAGGATCTTTTCCATGCACACATTGGAAGTATGGATGCTTTCGCAAGGTCATTGATCATTGCAGACGAAATCTTACAGAAATCTGACTACAAATCTTTAAGAAAAGAGAGATATGCGTCATTTGATGTCGGTAAAGGAAATGAGTTCGAAAATGGCAAACTTACCCTTGAAGACCTTAGAACACATGCACTTGCTGTTGGTGAACCTAAGAAAACAAGTGGAAAGCAAGAGAGATATGAGAATATCTTGAATCAGTTTATTTAAGTTGATCCGAAATTTATTAGTAAAAAGCCCTTTCAAAGTGATTTGAAAGGGCTTTTATTTAGTTGTACTGTTAACTTTTTAACTAATTACCAATCAACTTTTTCTTATACAAGTGATTATCTTATTTCAATATTGGTTCGATAGTATTAATAGAACCATCAGCATTGTGAGTCAATTCAGTCATTTTTAAATTTCTCAAATGCGTTTCTCCAGATATTTCTGTGTCATGGTAGAAAATGTACCATTTTTCATCCACTTGAACGATTGAATGATGATTTGTCCAGCCTTGGACAGGCTTCAAAATCACACCTTGGTAGGTAAATGGACCATAAGGAGAATCTCCAATGCCATAAGCGATGTTATGTGTGTCTCCGGTGGAATAAGAGAAATAATATTTGTCATTATGCTTATGAACCCAAGCTGCTTCAAAGAATCTTCTCTCATGATCACCAGCTAAAATCGGTGAGCCATCTTGATCTAAAATTTCAATTTGTCTAGGCGCTTCACCAAATTCTAACATATCACCACTAAGTTTGGCGACCATTGGGCTGATTGCAGGCTCGTCATCAGCAGGTTCATCATCATAAGGTGAATCCCCTGTCGACAAGTACTCACCAGTTCTCCATTTCTGCAGTTGACCTCCCCAGATTCCTCCCCAGTAAATAAAGTAATCATTGCCATCTTGAAATACAGCTGGATCAATACTGTAGGATCCTTTCATTGGTTCAGGTTGCGCTGTGAAAGGTCCAGTTGGGCTATCACTTACTGCAACTCCTAGATGAAAAATATCATCATAATCTTTCGCAGGGAAGTATAAATAATATTTCCCATCTTTTTGAGCGGCATCGGGTGCCCACATTTGTCTTTTTGCCCAAGGAACATCATCCACATCCAGCGCAATGCCATGATCCACAGGTTCTGAATCGATAGTTTCCATGCTGAAAACATGATAATCTCTCATGTTAAAATGAGCTCCTGAATCGTCCTCTTCCACTACTGATTCCACATCATGGGAAGGGTAGATGTAAATTTTTCCATCGAAAACATGTGCAGAAGGATCAGCTGTGTATATATGGCTGATCAATGGTGGGGATAAGAAAGTGCTTTTTTCTTCTTCTACAATCACAGTTTCTTCTGCACTTTCTTGTTTTCCACAAGAGGAAAACAACAAGAGAGAAGCAGTTGACATAGCGATCAAACTTCTTGTTGATTTTAGGTTCATAGGTAGATTGATTTTAAGTATGTTTTATTAAAAATCTAAAATATGATAAATGAAATCGGTTTCAAAATTAAAAATGATAATATTTGGGGTGATTTTTATGAATATTCTTTATTCAAACCAAGTGGGGTAAATTTGATCTAATTGGAGTCGCCTTTTTGAAATATATCATAGGATTCTCTAATCCATTTTATTATTTGTGGAGCCACTTCTTCAAGGGATGAAATTCGAATATGACATTCATCTCTATTGTGATATTTGGTGTTTTTGAAAATTAAAGGACTTTGAATTGGATCAGTTGAATAGAATTTGATGTTTAAGACTTTTTGCATAGGTTTTATGACCAAAAATGTCTGGGTATTGACAAATACAATACAGTTTTTTGTAGTGCTGATATGTGTATTTTCCCAATCAGCAACGTGAGATAATATTTTGTCAAAAATGAAAATTAATTCTTTGTTTTTCCCCTCAAAAAGTGAATCTAAGTCCTGATTTACGCAAGAGTGATATTGATTAGAAAATCTTAGTCTTCTTTCGCATTTTGGACAGATCCAAGTCATAAATAATTGATTTGAGTTTTTTGAATGTTTATTTTTTTGTGAATTCTATCCTAGTTTCCCATATTTTTTTTGTAGAAAATCCATAGTAGAAAGAACCATTTTTTTCAGGATTTCTGGATCTATATCTGAAAGTTTTTTAACATAAATGCAACCTTTTCCCATTTTAAATTTTCCTAGCTTATTTAACAAATCATCCTGATTTGCACCTCCAGAATATATATAGAGTGAAATAGCAGTTTTTCTTGGAGAAAATCCCACCAAAGGCCAATCGCCTTCTTGCTTACTTCTTTCTGATTTATAGTGGTATTTACCAAATCCGATGATAGAAGGTCCCCACATCTTTGGTTCAAAACCTGTAACTTTTTCCATCAAGTCTAGAAGTATAAGGCTGTCCGTAATTTTCTGTTCTGAATTAGCAAATTCATGAATAAACTTCTTGACATTTGCATCGTTTTCTTGTGTTTTAAGCTCAGCCATGGTATTTCTATTAATTTTAAAACATTAATTTAAGATTAATTTTCTCCTTATAAAAAGGCAAGCATGTATGACTTTAAAATCCTTATTTTTAGTCATTCGAAAATGATAAATTTCCTATTCAATTATTAAGTCATATTTTCCTAATAAGCCTGATAATCCATTTAAAGAAAAGCGAGCTTTTTTGATTTTATTATTTTCAGGATCAATGCTAAAATTGTAGGCAGTAGAAAAATTAGCCTTTTCGAGAATCGTATTTTCGAATATTGCTTGGCCTAGGTCACAATTTTCAAATGTAGCCCCAGAAAGATCCGTTGATCCAAAATCAACATGCTGCAAATTACAATTACTGAATTTCGTCTTTTTGATCTTTAGATTGTAAAAAGAACTATTTGCCAGCTGGCAATTGTCAAAAGAAAAATCAAGTCCAATGCTTTCACAACTGTCAAACCTTATTCCTAACATTTTACATTCTGAGAATTTAACCTCAATGAATGCTGTTTTATCTGTTTTTACGAGGGATAAATTACAGTTGACAAACTTACAGTCCAAAAATCTATAGTGAGAGAGCTTGATTGACGAAAAATTACAATTTAGAAATTGACAGCCATCATATTCACCTTTTGATAAAGGTTTGTCGATAAAATTAATATTACTGAATTTTTGATCTTGGAAGTAGGTAGGAGACATGATTCTTATACGACTAATTTAAACTCCTGAGTAAGCTGTAAATCCACCATCTACAGGAACTATAATTCCTGTTACAAAAGCCGACTTTGGATCCAAAAGCCAAAGTAATGTAGAATTCAAATCTTCTGGTTTACCAAATCTTCCCAAAGGAGTATTTTGAATAATTTGTTGACCTCTTGGAGTCAATGACCCATCAGGATTCGTTAACAAAGTTCTATTTTGGTTAGCCAAAAAGAATCCTGGAGCGATTGCATTGACACGTATTCCCATTTGAGAAAAATGTACAGCAAGCCATTCCGTGAAATTTGAGATAGCAGCTTTTGCACTTCCATAGGAAAGTACTTTTGATAAGGGTTTTATTGCAGCAACTGATGAAATATTTATAATTGTGCATTCAGCCCTTCCAATCATTTCTTTTGAAAAAACCTGCGTGGGAAGCAAGGTTCCGAGCATATTTAAGTCAAAAACGTATTTGAAACCTTCTAAATCTAGATCAAAAAAAGTCTTCAGTGATTTGTTTTCCAAATCTCCCTCTTCCATGATAGGCTTTGTCGTAGTTCCATTTGGATGGTTTCCGCCTGCTCCATTGATCAAAAAATCACAAGGTCCAAGTTTTTCTTTTATTTCAAAATTTGCCTGTTCCAGTTCCTCTTTGTTGAGTACATCTGCTTTGATTCCAATAGCTTTTGCGCCTAGTTTATTCAATTCAGATGCGAAATTTTGAGCCTTTTCAAGGTTTCTTCCAAGTATTGCAATCTTGACGCCTTGATCGGCTAAAGCCTTAGCTAAAGCCTGACATAATGTTCCATATCCACCAGTGATTACTGCTACTTTGCCCGCAAGGCTTGATTGCTGTTGGTTCATGTTGATGAGTTTTTGATTACAATTTGAGTTAAATTTAAAAGCTTATTAGAGAATATGAATATCCGCCTACGTACAAGTAGGCAAATTTTATACTTTGACAATACGTGTCAATAACTTTCAGGGCTGTATTTTAAGTGTTTAATTGGCTTGAAATAAAGAAAGAAGCCATGACTATCCTACAATTCAATGAAAGATATCCAGATGAGGCAAGTTGCATTCATTTCTTTAAGGAACAAAGAGAAAGGGAAGGCATTATTTGTAAGAAATGTAAGTCCAGAGAACACTACTGGCTTAATTCTCTCAATATGTTTCAATGTAAACATTGTGAATTTAGGACAGGCCTGAAGAATGGTACCGTTATGGAAAACAGCAAGTTGCCATTAAGGATCTGGTTGCTTGCAATGACACTTGTAAGTGCAACCAAGAAGGGGTTTAGCTGCCTGGAACTCCAGAGGCAGATGGGGCATAGTAGATACGAGACTGTTTTCAGGCTGTACCACAAGCTCCGAGAAGCAATGGGTAAACGTGATAGCCAATATAAACTAGAGGATATGGTTGAATATGATGAGGCTTTTGTAAGCAAGGCAACAAAATCTTCGGAAAGGATGAAGCTGAAGAAAGGACGCGGAAGTCAAAAACAAGCTTCCGTTGCTGTCATGGCTGAATCATCTATTCTTGAAGACTTAATTACCGGAGAAAAGGACAAAAGCTGCAGATATTTCAAGATGGTCAAAATAGATAACTTGAAGGCAAAAACAGCCGAAAAACTGATAAAAGGCCTGATTGACAAGAAAGCTGTGGTTCAGACTGATGAAAGTACGACTTATTCTAACCTAGAAGATTGTATCGATGTCCATGTAAGCGAACTATCCTCCACAAAAGAAGGTAAGTTCAATCTCAAATGGGTACATATAGCAATAAGTAACCTCAAAAGAGATCTGCAGAAGTACCATATGGTTTCAGAAAAGATGCTTCAAAACTATCTCAATGAATTCTGTTACAAACTAAACCGAAGATACTTTGGTGAAAAACTATTTGACAGATTGGTTATTGCAAGCATTTGCCCCTACTTGTATACAAGCGGATAATCATATTAGAGAATAAAGATTAGAAATTTTAATGAATTTTGGAATAGTTCATTAAACTGTGTCTAAGGTTTAATCTTTCTTTCAGCCTACTGTCTTAGTTGCCTTAAGGCAACTAAGACAGTAGGCTGAAAATTCAGTTTTTTTGTGGCACCCTATCCGGGTACAGCTCCATGATTTCACGCTGGATGGAAGTCCATCCCCTTGCATTTTTCTTCCATGACTTTTCGTTCCGACTGATCGATAAATAGAGCTGCTTTAACAGTGCTGTTTCCGATGCCCATGCAGCTTTGCTTTTTATCAGTTTTCGCATGATCCGATGTAGGGCCTCTACCGGATTTGTTGTATAGATCATCTTCCGCATCCCTACAGGAAAATCCAGGAATGCCATCAGCTCAGTCCAGTTGTCACGCCATTGCCGTACTATATACTTATATTTCTTGCCCCATGTGGCTTCAAAGGCTGACAATGCTGTTTTCGCACCTTCTTCAGTGGTGGAGGTGTATACCTGACGTAAGTCCTTTATTAAAGCCTTCTTATCAGCTTCATCCACATATTTCAGCGAATTCCTCATTTGATGAACAATGCACTTTTGGACAACTGAAGCAGGGAACACTTCCTGAATCTGTTCGGAAAATCCCTGTAGATCATCCGTGCAGACCACCAAAATATCGGCTACTCCTCTTGATTTAAGATCTTCCATTACCAGGCCCCATTTTTTAGCTCCTTCTCCGCCCGAGTTGATGTAAAGACCTAATACGTCCCTATTCCCTTCCCAATCCACCGAATATACTGTATAGAAGGCGCTACTGATGTATTTGCCCTCCTGGCGTACTTTGAAGTGTATGGCATCCAGGTACACGATGGGATAAAAGCTTTGAAGGCTTCTTGTACGCCATTCCTGAATCTCAGGGAGCACCTTATCGGTAATCTGGGAGATACGGCCTGCTGAGATACTCACCCCGTAAATCTCCTCCAGCAGACGTCTTACGTCTTCCACTGAATTACCCTGCGCATACAGCGCCAGTATCTGATCATCAAGGCCGCTGCTCAGTTCACGTTCACGTTTGCCTACCAGTTCGGGCTCAAAGTCTCCATTACGGTCTCTGGGAGTAGAAATATCCAGAAAACCGGCATCGCTCACCACTCGCTTGGGAGTCCTGCCATTACGCTTATTAACATGGCCAGAGGCCCGCTCTTCTAATAGAAAACTCTCAATCTCTCCCTCAAGCATGGTATTCACCATTTGTTGTAAAATCTCACTAAAGGGGCTCTCTTTGCCCAGCAAGCCCTTCTTGCTGTATAACCGCTCTTTTAGACGGTCACTCATCTTTGGATCATTTAATAAATCCTCAATTGTCTTTTTCTTGTTCATCTTGTGTAAAGTTAGCAGACACACTTAAATGAACAGTCTCTGAATTTTATTTTTTTATCTACTATAAATAGTTTTTCAATCATCAAAAAGTAATCTCCTACTTTCATAAAATCCGTACATTGCTATATGATCTTAAGATTTGGGTGCTTGTTTTTATTCTTTTTATTCACTTGTACTTTGTTTGCACAAGAAGATTCAATTTCTACAAAGCCTGTAATTTCAGTTTTACCTTTGGTATATTACACCCCTGAGACTTCTTGGTCTTTTGGTGTAGGAGCAGTTGGGAATTTTAAAATTGGTAACCCTTTACTTGAAACTTATAAAAGTCAGATAGCCTTGGGTGGAGCATATACGTTATTCAACCAATTTTTAGCATATGGAAGTTGGAGGGTTTTTACAACTGAAAATAAACAGCTTTTTGCAGGAGAAATTGGTTGGTATCGTTATGTTTATTTTTTCTATGGAATAGGCCCAAATGTTCAAGAAATAGACAGAGAGCGATTTGATGCCACTTTTCCAAGGTTGAGATTTGATTATTTGAGAAAATTAAGAACTAATCTGTATCTCGGACTTCGCTATCATTTTGACGATTTTGAAATCACTTCAATTGAAGAAGGCGGAATATTGGATAATCAAAATATCAGAGGAAGAGAAGGAGGGAGGATCAGTGGCTTGGGGCCTATGATCTATTATGATTCCCGTGACAGCCAAATTTATCCTACAAAAGGATTTTTTGCAGAAGCGAGTTTCCAAACATTTCACAATTCAATCGGTAGTGAATTTAATTTTAATCGCTGGCTGGTAGATTTTCGAAGTGTACATTCAATCCGTAAAAAATCTGTATTTGTCTGGAATGTTTATGGGGAGTTTATAACTGGTCAGCCTCCTTTTTTCGGATTACCACTAGTTGGAGGCAATCGGCTTTTAAGAGGGTTGTTTGAAGGGAAATTTAGAGATGAACGACTTGCCTTAGTTCAAGCTGAGTATAGATGGAGGTTTTTACCCCGTTGGGGAGCAGCGGCTTTTTCGGGTATTGGAAATGTCTTTTCAAAAGAAAATCTGTTTCAAATCGACCAAAGTAAGTTCACTTATGGAATTGGTGGAAGGTTTCAGCTGAGCAAAAAGGAAAAGCTAAACCTAAGGCTCGATATTGCTAGTTCCCCAAATGAAGATTTGAGAATTTACCTGACTTTTGGCGAAGCTTTTTAAAACTAGAGTTGGGCTACTTTTTCTGTTATAAATTTAAACACCTTAAATAATTAGAGAATTTCTTAATTATTTTCAGCTTTCTCTCTCTTTGGTTCGAATGTAGAGATCTTCGACTTTTTTTCTCGCCCAATCTGTCTTACGGAGAAACTTTAAACTTGAATTGATAGAAGGATTATTATTGAAGCTGTTGATGTTGATTTTTGCACCTAGACTATTCCAACCATAGTAATTTACCAAGTACTCTAGCATATCAATCAATCTTACACCATGTAAAGGATTATTTATTTGATTTGATTCTCTATTATTATCATTCATGGAGCAAATTTAAACAAAAAAAGCAGCTAGAATTTCTAACTGCTTTTGTTTTATTTTGATCAAGCTTGATTTTATTCAGCTTTTTCTTTTTTGTTTACTGTTATACTAAGTTCTTCACCTTCTCCAGAATAATCCGCCATTATGATGTCTCCTTCAGACAATTCTCCTTTAAGGATTTCTTCTGCCAAGGCATCTTCTAGATATTTTTGAATAGCTCTATTTAGAGGTCTAGCACCATACTGTTGATCATATCCTTTCTCTGCCAAGAAATCTTTAGCAGGCTCAGTCAATTCAATTTTATACCCTAGATCAGTAATTCTACTAAATAATTTAGTCAAGCTGATGTCAATGATTTTATGGATATGTGATTTGTCTAGTGAATTAAACACTACTACATCATCCAATCTGTTCAAGAATTCAGGACTAAAGGCTTTCTTTAAAGCGCTTTGAATTGTAGATTTCATTACTTCATCCATATTATCAGATTTGGCTTTATTTGCAAAACCGATTCCTGCACCAAAATCTTTCAGATCTCTCACTCCGATATTTGATGTCATAATTATGATTGTATTTCTGAAATCAACTCTTCTTCCTAATCCATCAGTCAAAATCCCATCGTCCAAGACTTGAAGAAGAATATTAAAAACGTCCGGGTGGGCTTTTTCAATTTCATCCAAAAGAACAACCGAATATGGTTTTCTTCTGACTTTCTCCGTCAATTGACCACCTTCTTCGTATCCTACATATCCTGGAGGTGCTCCAACCAATCTCGATACACTGAATTTCTCCATGTATTCGGACATGTCAATTCTAACCAAGGAATCTTCTTTGTCAAAAAGATAAGTTGCGAGCATTTTGGCTAACTCTGTTTTTCCTACACCTGTAGGGCCAAGGAAAATAAAAGAACCGATTGGTTTCTTAGGATCTTTCAACCCAACTCTAGTTCTTTGAATAGCTTTAGTTAACTTTTTGATTGCATCTTCCTGACCTACGACTTTCCCCTTAAGCTCTTCAGCCATATTGAGTAGTTTTGCACCTTCTTTTTGTGCAATCCTTTTAGCAGGGATTCCAGTCATCATCGCTATTACTTCAGCTACATTGTCTTCTTCAACTTTGTACCTTTTGGATTTGCTTTCTTCCTCCCACTTCAATTTTGCAGTTTCCAATTGCTCTAAGAGTTTTTTCTCTTTATCTCGCAATTGTGCAGCCTCTTCGTATTTCTGACTTTTTACGACTCTGTTTTTCTCTACTTTGATTTGCTCAACTTCTTCTTCCAATTTGAGGATATCCTCTGGTACGTGGATATTATTGATGTGCACGCGAGCCCCTGCTTCATCCAAAATATCAATAGCTTTGTCAGGCAAGAATCTATCTGAAATATATCTATCTGATAATTTTACACAGGCCTCAATTGCTGCATCTGTATAGATCACGTTGTGGTGATCTTCGTACTTATCTTTGATATTATTTAAAATCATAACCGTCTCCTCGGGGGAGGTTGCATCGACCATGACCATTTGGAATCTTCTGGCAAGCGCACCATCTTTTTCAATGTATTGCCTGTATTCATCAAGAGTAGTAGCTCCGATACATTGGATTTCTCCACGAGCTAAAGCAGGTTTGAACATATTCGATGCGTCAAGAGAGCCACTTGCTCCTCCTGCACCTACGATAGTATGAAGTTCATCTATAAATAAGATTACATTTGGAGATTTTTCAAGCTCGTTCATCACAGCTTTCATTCTCTCTTCAAATTGACCTCTATATTTTGTGCCTGCTACCAAAGATGCAAGATCTAATGTAACTACTCGTTTATTGAATAAGACACGCGAAACTTTCTTTTGAATAATTCTCAAAGCCAAGCCTTCAGCTATTGCCGTTTTTCCAACACCAGGCTCGCCAATTAGGATTGGGTTATTTTTCTTTCTTCTGGATAAGATTTGAGCAACTCGCTCAATTTCTTTTTCTCTACCTATGATTGGGTCTAGTTTGTCATCCTCAGCCATTTTGGTCAAATCTCTACCGAAATTATCTAATACTGGAGTTCTTGACTTTTCAGACCCTGGCTTGGAAGAGCTAGAGGAACCACTTCCCGAAGATGAACCAAATAGCTTACTTCCATCTTCATCAGGATCATCAGCTTCAGCTTTTGACCTTGGTCCTGAATCAGTCTGAAATTCTAACATTTCTTTTACTGAATCGTAATTGGTATCAAATTTCTGTAAGATTTGAGTAGCAATGTTATCTTCATCACGCAAAATTGATAAGAGCAAATGTTCCGTTCCTATCAACGCGCTTTTGAAAATTTTAGCTTCTAAATAAGTGATTTTTAATACCTTTTCTGATTGCCTAGTCAATGGTATATTGGCAAGGTTTTTTACGTTATGGTTTGCAGTACCTTTTACAGCACGCTCCACGGAATTCCTCAACTCGTCTAGAGGTACTCCCAACTTTTTCAATATGGAAACAGCCACGCCTTCACCCTCACGAATCATACCCAGCAAGAGGTGCTCTGTACCAATGTAATCATGACCCAAGCGCAAAGCCTCTTCGCGACTTAGTGAGATCACCTCTTTGACTCTGTTCGAAAATTTTGCTTCCATTTATATCCTTTCTAAATGATTTGAAATCTAATCTAATGTTACCGATTTTGTTTTAAAAACACAATCCTTTTGCTGATTGTTCAATGATTTTTTTGTGACTTGATCAAAATATCTTTTGATTCAGGTCCCATGCAAAATAATAAATCAATCACACTCAAGTTGGGAACAAAGTCTAAGCCAAACAACTGACTGTATGGAAGTGCTTCATAGATGTCTCTTTCTGAGTATGCTGATTTAGCATTAATTACGCCTCTGAGGTCTTTTTTTTCAATTTTTTCGATACCATAATCATAAGTATTTACTGATATGTCAAGTTGCAATAATTTCAGACAAACTGTCAGTAATTCTTTATTGAATTCTGTTAATAAGTCAAAATTTTCCCTGAAGACTTTTTCAATATATGGAAAATAAAACTCAAAAAATGGAGCTTTTCCATAAGCACTTTGAATTCCTCGAAGATGAACGTTCATCCACTTTTGGCTGTAATCAATTTTTATTTGACTTGTTTTTATTTTTTTGTTGCCACCAATCACAGGAATACTCAAGGTTTCAACTTTATTGGCCAATCTGATTTGAGCTCTATTTCTGTAGGTTTGTTTTTGGTAATTTTCATTCAAATCGAGGAGGATTTCCTTTTCATTTAAAATTGCAACGAAGTATTCGATAGGTGGTAAATAAAACAATTCGCTAATGATTGCCATAGACTCAAGCTAACTAATTTGATTTTTCTGTAATTCTGAAAACGAAATGAGCGGATTATAGGATATCGTCAACATTTCCCAATCCTTCCCTGATAATTTCAATTTCATCATTGGTACAGTCTAAGATTGTAGAACCTACATTATTTCCATAGCCTCCGTCAATGACCACATCTACTAGATTTTCATATTTCTCAAAGATCAATTCTGGATCTGTGCTGTATTCAATTACGTCATCTTCGTCTCTGATGGATGTAGTCAGAATTGGTTGACCCAATTCCTTAACTAACAAGCGAGGAATTGTATGGTCTGGAACACGAATGCCAATGGTCTTCTTATTACTATTGAGGATTTTTGGGACTGAATTATTTGCCTCAAGGATAAATGTAAAAGGTCCTGGAAGTGCTTTTTTCATCATCTTGAAGACAGGAGTGCTTAGTGCCCTTGTATATTCCGCAATGTTACTCAGGTCATAACAAATAAATGAAAAATTGTGTTTTTTTGCTTTAATCCCTTTGATTTGACATATTCTTTCAACGGCGCGCTGATTATGAATGTCGCAGCCCATTCCGTACACAGTATCAGTAGGATAGATGATCACACCACCGTTCCGAAGTATTTCAACTATCTTTTGAACCTTTTTTGGATCAGGGTTTTCTGGATAAAGTTTAATAAATTCAGCTGCCATGATTTTAAAGTTTTGAGTTTAGGGTAATCCTAGGTATTACTTATTTGCTGATTTTTTGAAGAGAACAGTATTTGTTTAGTATAAATTTCATAATTGGAATATCTGCAGCAGCCCAATCAAGCTGATCTATTTCACAAATAGGAACCCATCGAATTTCTTTATGCTCTTTAAGCTTAAAATTACCACTCTTATAGCCACAAATAAAAGGGATTAGTTCAATTTCTTTCTTCTGAGGATAGGTATGATAATGACTTTCAAGTCTCTCCAAAATATTTATTTCGATGTTGAGTTCTTCTTTAATCTCTCGGATGATACAGGCAGACTCTGTTTCCCTTTCTTCAATTTTTCCACCTGGAAACTCCCAGAGCAAGGGGTGAGACATGTTTTTACTTCTTTGAGCACAGAGAACCTGTTTGTTTTCGAAGATGATGGCACAGGTTACTCGAATAGCTGATTGCATCAATTTATGATTTTAGTG is drawn from Belliella baltica DSM 15883 and contains these coding sequences:
- a CDS encoding ATP-dependent Clp protease ATP-binding subunit, producing the protein MEAKFSNRVKEVISLSREEALRLGHDYIGTEHLLLGMIREGEGVAVSILKKLGVPLDELRNSVERAVKGTANHNVKNLANIPLTRQSEKVLKITYLEAKIFKSALIGTEHLLLSILRDEDNIATQILQKFDTNYDSVKEMLEFQTDSGPRSKAEADDPDEDGSKLFGSSSGSGSSSSSKPGSEKSRTPVLDNFGRDLTKMAEDDKLDPIIGREKEIERVAQILSRRKKNNPILIGEPGVGKTAIAEGLALRIIQKKVSRVLFNKRVVTLDLASLVAGTKYRGQFEERMKAVMNELEKSPNVILFIDELHTIVGAGGASGSLDASNMFKPALARGEIQCIGATTLDEYRQYIEKDGALARRFQMVMVDATSPEETVMILNNIKDKYEDHHNVIYTDAAIEACVKLSDRYISDRFLPDKAIDILDEAGARVHINNIHVPEDILKLEEEVEQIKVEKNRVVKSQKYEEAAQLRDKEKKLLEQLETAKLKWEEESKSKRYKVEEDNVAEVIAMMTGIPAKRIAQKEGAKLLNMAEELKGKVVGQEDAIKKLTKAIQRTRVGLKDPKKPIGSFIFLGPTGVGKTELAKMLATYLFDKEDSLVRIDMSEYMEKFSVSRLVGAPPGYVGYEEGGQLTEKVRRKPYSVVLLDEIEKAHPDVFNILLQVLDDGILTDGLGRRVDFRNTIIIMTSNIGVRDLKDFGAGIGFANKAKSDNMDEVMKSTIQSALKKAFSPEFLNRLDDVVVFNSLDKSHIHKIIDISLTKLFSRITDLGYKIELTEPAKDFLAEKGYDQQYGARPLNRAIQKYLEDALAEEILKGELSEGDIIMADYSGEGEELSITVNKKEKAE
- a CDS encoding WbqC family protein, which translates into the protein MAIISELFYLPPIEYFVAILNEKEILLDLNENYQKQTYRNRAQIRLANKVETLSIPVIGGNKKIKTSQIKIDYSQKWMNVHLRGIQSAYGKAPFFEFYFPYIEKVFRENFDLLTEFNKELLTVCLKLLQLDISVNTYDYGIEKIEKKDLRGVINAKSAYSERDIYEALPYSQLFGLDFVPNLSVIDLLFCMGPESKDILIKSQKNH
- a CDS encoding L-threonylcarbamoyladenylate synthase, with the translated sequence MAAEFIKLYPENPDPKKVQKIVEILRNGGVIIYPTDTVYGMGCDIHNQRAVERICQIKGIKAKKHNFSFICYDLSNIAEYTRALSTPVFKMMKKALPGPFTFILEANNSVPKILNSNKKTIGIRVPDHTIPRLLVKELGQPILTTSIRDEDDVIEYSTDPELIFEKYENLVDVVIDGGYGNNVGSTILDCTNDEIEIIREGLGNVDDIL
- a CDS encoding (deoxy)nucleoside triphosphate pyrophosphohydrolase — translated: MQSAIRVTCAIIFENKQVLCAQRSKNMSHPLLWEFPGGKIEERETESACIIREIKEELNIEINILERLESHYHTYPQKKEIELIPFICGYKSGNFKLKEHKEIRWVPICEIDQLDWAAADIPIMKFILNKYCSLQKISK